The Bacteroides ovatus genomic interval TCGATAAGAAATGGGCGGAACAGGAACGAGTACATATTGCCCGTCGTTTTTCGGGTGGGGGAGCGGTGTACCATGATTTGGGCAATATCAATCTGACTTTTATAGAAACGGCTCCCCGATTGCCGGAATTTGTTACGTACTTGCAACGGACATTGGATTTCCTGAACTCTATAGGCCTGATGGCAAAAGGAGGCGAACGACTGGGGATTTATCTGAATGGATTGAAAATATCAGGGAGTGCGCAATGCGTACATAAGAATCGGGTGTTGTATCATTGCACTTTATTGTATGATACGGATCTGACAGCATTGCATAAAGCTTTGAATCCGGAACTGATGGTTGATGATGAAACTTTATCGTCAGTATATGCCGTTCCTTCCGTTCGGAGTGAGGTAACCAATATTCGGAGTTATTTACCGGAGGGAACTGTAACTGATTTTAAAGAGAAGGCTTTTCAGTATTTCAGTAAGTCCCAATCTGTCAGTGCTTTTACCGGGAAGGAAATAGAGGCTGTTAATCAGCTCCGGGAAGGGAAATATATTCAGAAAGAGTGGATATATAGTCGTTGATGTCCGGGCTGGCTTTGTCAGCATCCGGTTAAAATTTACTTAACTTAAAACTTTCTATTTCAGCCCGTTGTTGTAATATATCAAGGTTGAATAATAAATTTACTGTCTATGTCAAAATTCGAAATAAAAATGCCTAAGTTGGGCGAGAGTATAACCGAAGGGACAATCGTCTCTTGGTCTGTAAAGGTAGGTGATATGATTCAGGAAGACGATGTGCTTTTTGAAGTGAATACTGCCAAAGTAAGTGCGGAGATCCCTTCTCCCGTAGCGGGAAAAGTGGTGGAGATTTTATATAAGGAGGGCGATACGGTTGCTGTAGGAACAGTAGTCGCTATAATTGATTTGGATGGAGAAGAATCTTCAGGAACGGAGCCGATAAATGTTTCTGAAACATCACCATCGTTAGCGGAAACTGCTAGGAACGAATCAGCGAATACTGCATCGAAACCTGTTGTTGTAGAGGAAGAACGTTGGTACTCTCCTGTTGTGATTCAGTTGGCGCGGGAAGCTAAAATTCCGAAAGAAGAGCTGGATGCTATACAAGGAACTGGTTATGAAGGGCGATTGAGTAAGAAAGATATAAAAGATTATATTGAAAAGAAGAAAAGAGGAGGTAGTGTTGAACCGAAGCCGGCATCTGTTGTTGCTGCTCCGGCCGCAAGCAAACCATCAGTTGCTGTTTCTTCTGAACAGGCAAGTCCGAAGGTTGCTCCTGTAGCAATGCCTGGAGTCGAAGTAAAAGAGATGGATCGTGTCCGCCGGATTATTGCCGACCACATGGTTATGTCTAAGAAAGTATCTCCTCACGTGACCAATGTAGTAGAAGTAGACGTTACCAAATTGGTACGTTGGCGTGAAAAGAATAAAGACGCTTTCTTCCGTCGCGAAGGAGTGAAACTGACTTATATGCCTGTGATAACGGAAGCCGTGGCAAAAGCATTGGCTGCCTATCCACAGGTGAATGTATCGGTAGATGGATACAATATTCTTTTCAAAAAGCATATTAATGTCGGTATTGCCGTCTCTTTGAATGATGGAAATCTGATTGTTCCTGTGGTGCATGATGCCGATCATCTGAATCTGAACGGGTTGGCTGTTGCCATCGATTCTTTGGCCTTGAAAGCAAGGGATAACAAATTAATGCCGGAAGATATTGATGGGGGTACATTTACGATAACCAATTTTGGTACATTCAAGAGCCTGTTCGGTACGCCAATCATTAATCAGCCGCAAGTTGCTATCTTGGGAGTAGGGTATATTGAGAAGAAACCTGCTGTTGTAGAAACTCCGGAGGGTGATACGATTGCAATCCGGCATAAAATGTACTTGTCTTTGTCTTACGATCATCGGGTAGTAGACGGAATGTTGGGAGGTAACTTCCTGCATTTTATAGCCGACTATCTCGAAAATTGGAAAGGCTGATAACTGATTGTTTCATTCATTAAGAACTTCATTACTCATGAAAAAGAAATATGATATAAAGACTACAGATGTAGAAACCCTGAAAAAGTGGTATCATCTGATGACATTGGGGCGTGCCTTGGACGAAAAGGCACCGTCTTACCTGTTGCAATCTTTGGGTTGGTCTTATCATGCTCCCTATGCAGGGCATGATGGTATTCAACTTGCTGTCGGTCAGGTATTCACTCTCGGTGAAGATTTCCTGTTTCCATACTACCGGGATATGTTAACCGTGCTTTCCGCCGGAATGACCGCTGAAGAAGTTATCCTGAACGGTATTTCCAAAGCAACGGACCCAGGTAGCGGAGGACGTCACATGTCGAACCATTTCGCCAAACCGGAATGGCACATTGAAAACATCTCCTCTGCTACTGGTACACACGACCTTCACGCAGCAGGTGTGGCCAGAGCAATGGTATATTATGGACATAAAGGCGTAGCTATTACTTCTCACGGAGAGTCGGCTACTTCCGAAGGATTCGTTTATGAAGCTATCAATGGTGCCAGCCTCGAACGTCTTCCTGTGATTTTTGTAATACAAGATAATGGGTATGGTATTTCCGTACCCAAATCGGAACAGACTGCCAACCGTAAAGTAGCCGAGAACTTCTCGGGCTTCAAGAACCTGAAAATTATCTATTGTAACGGAAAGGATGTATTCGATTCGATGAATGCTATGACCGAAGCGCGAGAATATGCTATCAGTACCCGTAATCCGGTTATTGTGCAGGCGAATTGTGTCCGGATCGGTTCGCACTCCAATTCAGATAAGCACACCTTGTATCGGGATGAGAATGAATTGGAATATGTGAAAGATGCTGATCCCTTGATGAAGTTCCGCCGGATGCTGCTGCGTTATAAACGTCTGACCGAGGAAGAACTGCAACAAATAGAAACTGATGCAAAGAAAGAATTGTCTGCTGCCAACCGGAAGGCTTTGGCTGCTCCCGATCCCGATCCTAAAAGCATTTATGATTTTGTAATGCCCGAACCTTATCAGCCACAGAAATATAAAGATGGTACACATGAGGCGGAAGGGGAGAAGACTTTTCTAGTCAATGCCATTAATGAAACATTGAAAGCTGAATTCCGCTATAATCCCGATACCTTTATTTGGGGACAGGATGTGGCAAACAGGGAAAAAGGAGGCGTGTTTAATGTAACCAAAGGTATGCAGCAGGAATTCGGCGAAGCCCGTGTATTCAGTGCACCGATTGCGGAAGATTATATTGTAGGCACCGCCAATGGAATGAGTCGCTTTGATCCTAAAATTCATGTGGTGATTGAGGGAGCGGAGTTTGCCGATTATTTCTGGCCTGCCGTAGAACAATATGTGGAGTGTACACATGAGTACTGGCGTAGCAATGGGAAATTCGCTCCGAATATAACTCTGCGTCTGGCTTCCGGTGGCTATATCGGTGGAGGCTTGTATCATTCTCAAAACCTGGAGGGAGCTTTGACCACTTTACCGGGGGCACGTATTGTCTGCCCATCTTTTGCGGATGATGCTGCCGGATTACTTCGTACCAGTATGCGATCCAAAGGCTTCACGCTGTTCCTCGAACCGAAAGCATTGTATAATTCGGTAGAAGCAGCGGCAGTAGTGCCGGAAGATTTTGAAGTACCTTTCGGAAAAGCACGTATTCGTCGTGAGGGATCAGATTTAAGCATTATTACCTATGGCAATACCACCCATTTCTGTCTGCACGCAGCAGAACGATTGGAAAAAGAAGGTGGCTGGAAAGTGGAAGTCATTGATATTCGCTCCTTGATTCCGTTGGATAAAGAGGCGATATTCGAATCGGTCAAGAAAACGAGCAAGGCATTGGTGGTTCATGAAGATAAAGTATTCTCCGGTTTTGGTGCGGAGCTTGCTGCTATGATTAGTGGAGAGATGTTCCGCTATCTCGATGGACCGGTGCAGCGTGTCGGTTCTACTTTTACTCCTGTCGGTTTTAATCCGATTTTGGAAAAGGAAATTCTGCCGGATGAGGCCAAGATATACGAGGCTGCCCGGAGATTATTGGAATATTAAATAGTGTGGATTATGAAAAAGATAGGTTTATTTTATGCTACCAAAGCCGAAAGAACGAGTTGGGTGGCAGAGAAAATACAGAAAGAGTTTGGTGAAGACAAGATAGAAGTGGTGCCTATCGAGCAGGCTTGGCAAAATGATTTTGCTGCTTATGACTGCTTCATTGTGGGTGCTTCCACTTGGTTTGACGGGGAACTTCCTACTTATTGGGACGAACTGTTGCCGGAGCTCCGGACAATGAAATTAAAAGGTAAGAAGGTGGCTATCTTCGGTTTGGGAGATCAGATACGCTATCCAGAGAATTTTGCAGATGGAATCGGTCTGCTGGCAGAAGTCTTTGAAGGGGATGGGGCTACTTTGGTCGGTTTTACTTCTTCCGAAGGTTACACTTTCGAACGTTCAAAAGGCTTGCGTGGCGAGCAGTGGTGCGGGTTGGTTGTCGATTTGGATAATCAGTCCGAGCAGGCGGAAAAGAAAATCAAAGCATGGTGCCAACAGGTAAAGAAAGAGTTTGCGTAACAGTTTTGTTTCTCTTTATAAGATAGTGACGCTATCCGATACAAATAGTGACGGTATATGCTATGGATAGCGTCACTATCCCGCACGTATACCGTCACTATTTTTTCTGTATCAATCAGGAGTCTTCCGCCGACTCTTATCCTTTATAAACAAACTTCACCTCTGCCCAGCGATTCTTCTCTTTATAATGAACGAAAGTCAATCCGTTCTTTTCCGCTTCTTCGCGGATGGCGGCAATATCGTCTACATAAAATCCACTCATATAGAGTTCGGAATCCGTATGCATGCAGGCAACATATTGCTTCATATCATTCAGTAATATATTCCGGTTGATGTTGGCGATGATAACGTCGAAAGGTCCTTTTCCTGTAAGCGACGAGGCATCTCCTTGTGAAACGGCAATATCGTCTACGTGGTTCAATTCGATATTTTCGATGGAGTTTCGTACACACCATTCATCAATGTCGATGGCTGTACAGGGGCGTGCGCCCCGCATACGTGCGAGGATGGCAAGAATCGAAGTTCCGCAGCCCATATCGAGCAGAGATTTATCTTTCAGTTCACTGTCCAACAATTCTTCAATAATGAGGCTGGTAGTCTCGTGATGTCCTGTTCCGAAGGCCATTTGAGGATTGATGACAATGTCATATTCCGCTTTGGGAACATCTTGGTGGAAAGTGCTGTGAATCACACATCGGTTTCCGATAATGATGGGTTGAAAGAAATTCTTTTCCCATTCTTCATTCCAGTCCTTATCTTCTGCTTCGGTGTATGTATAAGTAATATCCGTATCGGGTAGGGGGAACTCGGTGATGGCAATCTTGATGGCGTTTTCATCACAGATTGTCTGTTGGATATATGCGGTCAGTCCGCCTTCACACTCAACAAAACTTTCAAACCCGACTTCACCCAGTACGGCAGCTAGTACGTCAGTGACGATTTCTGTGCAAGGGTGGGTGCGGAATGTGAACTCAAAATACTTCATAGTTGTTTTTAATTCTGGTGAATAATGGACAAAGATAGTTAGAAATAGGGATTTCCCTATTATCCTTTGGGGAAAATCTCCCTCGGACGAAAAATCTCTTCCTTATCTTTGTAACATGAATAAGTTTAAGTAATTACATAAACCGAGATGATATGAAAAAGATTGTTTATTTCTTGCTATTTGCCTTGTGCCTCCCGATAGGCTTGATGGCACAAAGCGTTGATGACGACCTTTACTTCATTCCTTCAAAAGACAAACAGGAGAAGAAAGAAACTCCGGTTAAGAAGGAAACGAAGAAACAGGTGACCAACATCTATACTTCACCGGGTACTACAGTAGTGGTTCAGGACCGTAAGGGAAGAACACGGGATGTGGATGAATATAACCGCCGTTACGATGCACGTGATAATGAATTCGTAATGGATAATGATACCTTATATATAAAAGAAAAATCTAATCCGGATTTGGACGGAGAATGGGTGACAGGCGAATTCAATGGTACGGAAGACGACTATGAATACGCTGAACGTATCATCCGTTTCCGCAATCCGCGTTTTGCTATCAGCATCAGCAGCCCGTTGTATTGGGATGTAGTTTACGGTCCGAATTCATGGGACTGGAACGTATATACCGACGGTATGTATGCTTATGCGTTCCCGACATTCAGTAATCCACTTTGGTGGGATTGGCGTTATGGCTCTTACGGCTGGGGATGGAACTATGGCTGGGGATGGAATCGTCCTTACTACGCTTGGGGATATTCTCCGGGTTATTGGGGCGGCTGGTATGGCGGCTACTGGGGTGGCTGGTATGGCGGCGGTTATTGGGGACATCACCACCACTGGCACGGTGGTCCTAGCTGGGGCTGGGGCGGAGGTGGAAGACCTTATTATGCCGGACGTAGTGTGATAAATGGAAATAACCGTTCCTATTATTCAGGTTCGAGAAATTATAATTCTACTTCTTATAGAAGAGGAACAGGTTCATCAACTACACGGCCTACTAATTCTTCAGTTGGACAAAGTGTTCGTCGTTCCGGTACCACTACAGGTGCAAATAGCAGAGTAGTAGGAACACGTGATTATACTCGTAGCAGTAGTAATGGTTCTGTTCGTTCGGGAAGTTCATATTCTCGTAGGAATACGGAAACATACACACGCCCAAGCAGTACACGTAGTTCCGGTACTAGCACACGTAATTCTGGTTCTTCCTATACTAGAAGTAACAGTTCAACGGGAAATTCCAGAACAAGTACTAGTCGCAGTAGCGGTAGTAGCTACTCACGCGGAAGTTCAACTTCTACATCACGAAGCTATACACCTGATAGATCATCATCCCGCTCTTCCAATTCAGGTAGCTATTCAAGAAGTAGTGGAAGTAGCTACTCATCAGGTAGCAGTGGTAGTTATTCTCGCAGTTCTGGTAGCAGTGGCAGTTCTTCACGTAGTAGTGGCGGTGGTGGCTCTTCACGTAGTTCTGGCGGTAGCTATAGAAGATAATTTATAATTTCAAAAGAGATTGATTATGAAAAGTAATAGAATATTAGCGATTTGTATTCTTTTGATAGGTGTAGGATTTCTAAATGCTCAAACAACTATCTATGATGCAAACCGATGGATGGGAAGTGATTTAAATGGAACTGCTCGTTTTGTAGGTATGGGTGGTGCTATGGGAGCCTTGGGTGGAGATATTACTACTATGGGAACCAATCCTGCCGGTATCGGAATTTATCGCAGCAATGATTTTATGGTGTCATTTGGTTTTGATAATACAGGAACAAAAGCTAATGGAGCGAGTCTTGACAAGTTTCATGGTTCATTCGATAATGCCGGATTTGTGTTCTCTACAAAAATAGGGAATACAACAGCGTTGAGATTTGCCAACTTTGGTTTCAATTATCGCAAAATGAAGTCATTCAATAGAAGTATGCTGATGAGTGGAGTATTCAATACCTCTCAAACAGTGCAGATGGCAAATATGGTGAACTTTGATTCATACGGAGGTTTTGATCCATTTACAGAAGCAGCTTTGAGGAGCGATGATGCTTTCCAAAATCCGGAATTGCCTTGGTTGGGTATTATGGGATATAATGCTCATTTAGTGAATCCTGTTTACGGGGAAGTTGATCCTGATAATCCAGATGCAGAACCTCCTTTTGAGGGATATGAACCCTATTTTCGAGCAGGAGATGCTGTGAGTCAGTCTTATCGTTCGAAAGAAAGTGGAGGTATTCATTCTTTTGATTTGAATGGTGCATTGAATTTTTATGATCGTTTTTATGTTGGAGCTACGTTAGGACTTTATAGTGTGAACTATGATAGAACCAGCGAATATAATGAAGACTTTACAGATAAGGATGGAAATGGCCATGGAGGATATACCTTAGGAAATGACTTTTGGGTAGATGGTAGTGGGGTTGATTTTAAACTAGG includes:
- a CDS encoding biotin/lipoate A/B protein ligase family protein, whose amino-acid sequence is MIRCIYSPFTDIYFHLAAEEYLLKQGNEDIFMLWQDTPSVVIGKHQRLRSEVDKKWAEQERVHIARRFSGGGAVYHDLGNINLTFIETAPRLPEFVTYLQRTLDFLNSIGLMAKGGERLGIYLNGLKISGSAQCVHKNRVLYHCTLLYDTDLTALHKALNPELMVDDETLSSVYAVPSVRSEVTNIRSYLPEGTVTDFKEKAFQYFSKSQSVSAFTGKEIEAVNQLREGKYIQKEWIYSR
- a CDS encoding dihydrolipoamide acetyltransferase family protein codes for the protein MSKFEIKMPKLGESITEGTIVSWSVKVGDMIQEDDVLFEVNTAKVSAEIPSPVAGKVVEILYKEGDTVAVGTVVAIIDLDGEESSGTEPINVSETSPSLAETARNESANTASKPVVVEEERWYSPVVIQLAREAKIPKEELDAIQGTGYEGRLSKKDIKDYIEKKKRGGSVEPKPASVVAAPAASKPSVAVSSEQASPKVAPVAMPGVEVKEMDRVRRIIADHMVMSKKVSPHVTNVVEVDVTKLVRWREKNKDAFFRREGVKLTYMPVITEAVAKALAAYPQVNVSVDGYNILFKKHINVGIAVSLNDGNLIVPVVHDADHLNLNGLAVAIDSLALKARDNKLMPEDIDGGTFTITNFGTFKSLFGTPIINQPQVAILGVGYIEKKPAVVETPEGDTIAIRHKMYLSLSYDHRVVDGMLGGNFLHFIADYLENWKG
- a CDS encoding thiamine pyrophosphate-dependent enzyme, whose translation is MKKKYDIKTTDVETLKKWYHLMTLGRALDEKAPSYLLQSLGWSYHAPYAGHDGIQLAVGQVFTLGEDFLFPYYRDMLTVLSAGMTAEEVILNGISKATDPGSGGRHMSNHFAKPEWHIENISSATGTHDLHAAGVARAMVYYGHKGVAITSHGESATSEGFVYEAINGASLERLPVIFVIQDNGYGISVPKSEQTANRKVAENFSGFKNLKIIYCNGKDVFDSMNAMTEAREYAISTRNPVIVQANCVRIGSHSNSDKHTLYRDENELEYVKDADPLMKFRRMLLRYKRLTEEELQQIETDAKKELSAANRKALAAPDPDPKSIYDFVMPEPYQPQKYKDGTHEAEGEKTFLVNAINETLKAEFRYNPDTFIWGQDVANREKGGVFNVTKGMQQEFGEARVFSAPIAEDYIVGTANGMSRFDPKIHVVIEGAEFADYFWPAVEQYVECTHEYWRSNGKFAPNITLRLASGGYIGGGLYHSQNLEGALTTLPGARIVCPSFADDAAGLLRTSMRSKGFTLFLEPKALYNSVEAAAVVPEDFEVPFGKARIRREGSDLSIITYGNTTHFCLHAAERLEKEGGWKVEVIDIRSLIPLDKEAIFESVKKTSKALVVHEDKVFSGFGAELAAMISGEMFRYLDGPVQRVGSTFTPVGFNPILEKEILPDEAKIYEAARRLLEY
- a CDS encoding flavodoxin; the protein is MKKIGLFYATKAERTSWVAEKIQKEFGEDKIEVVPIEQAWQNDFAAYDCFIVGASTWFDGELPTYWDELLPELRTMKLKGKKVAIFGLGDQIRYPENFADGIGLLAEVFEGDGATLVGFTSSEGYTFERSKGLRGEQWCGLVVDLDNQSEQAEKKIKAWCQQVKKEFA
- the prmA gene encoding 50S ribosomal protein L11 methyltransferase codes for the protein MKYFEFTFRTHPCTEIVTDVLAAVLGEVGFESFVECEGGLTAYIQQTICDENAIKIAITEFPLPDTDITYTYTEAEDKDWNEEWEKNFFQPIIIGNRCVIHSTFHQDVPKAEYDIVINPQMAFGTGHHETTSLIIEELLDSELKDKSLLDMGCGTSILAILARMRGARPCTAIDIDEWCVRNSIENIELNHVDDIAVSQGDASSLTGKGPFDVIIANINRNILLNDMKQYVACMHTDSELYMSGFYVDDIAAIREEAEKNGLTFVHYKEKNRWAEVKFVYKG